In Geotalea uraniireducens, one genomic interval encodes:
- the recD gene encoding exodeoxyribonuclease V subunit alpha, whose translation MAYAHEDELTELDRHFADFVCRLAGRGDSWLWRVAALTSNATGRGNVCLELATALPPESVGAAALAGWIEHLRAVPLVGAPGETTPLVLDAAGRLYLHRFWEYEAVLAAALLARSRQECPVDEALLGEGVRRLFPPVVADEPDWQLVAALTALCRPLAVISGGPGTGKTATVVKVLALLLEQARGVSCSLALAAPTGKAAARLAEAIRTAKQGLPVAPAILEQLPEAVTTIHRLLAYHPPSGAFRHHRDNPLPYAAVVVDEASMVDLPLMARLVEALPPTARLILLGDKDQLASVEAGAVLGDICDTGRLHAFSPSFRERLARLAGSALPAAGPAPESPLGDSLVVLRKSYRFGAESGIGALARLINEGRGEEALALLKAGGCGDLAWRELPAAEELECQLREPLVAGYDEFRATAEPLAALAAFGRFRVLCAHRQGPYGVATLNGLAERLLGLPTGVGGEWYPGRPVLITENDYPRGLFNGDIGIVQAAPDDGQRLAAFFPAPAGGVTRHLPLRLPGHETVFAMTVHKSQGSEFERVLLILPDRASAIVTRELIYTAVTRARQRVEVWGRDELFVAAVGTRISRSSGLRDLLWAGPGGEEA comes from the coding sequence ATGGCATATGCGCACGAAGATGAATTGACCGAGCTCGATCGGCACTTTGCCGATTTCGTTTGCCGGCTTGCCGGCCGTGGCGATTCCTGGCTGTGGCGGGTCGCGGCCCTGACCAGCAATGCCACCGGCCGCGGCAACGTCTGTCTCGAGCTGGCCACGGCGCTGCCGCCGGAGAGTGTCGGCGCCGCGGCGCTGGCGGGCTGGATCGAGCATCTCCGCGCGGTGCCGCTGGTCGGGGCACCCGGCGAGACGACGCCGCTGGTCCTCGACGCTGCCGGCCGTCTCTATCTGCACCGCTTCTGGGAGTATGAAGCGGTACTGGCCGCGGCGTTGCTGGCACGGAGCCGGCAGGAATGCCCGGTCGACGAGGCGCTACTCGGCGAAGGGGTGCGCCGGCTCTTCCCGCCGGTGGTGGCTGACGAGCCCGACTGGCAGCTGGTGGCGGCCCTGACGGCGCTCTGCCGGCCCTTGGCCGTGATCTCCGGCGGCCCGGGTACCGGCAAAACCGCCACCGTGGTGAAGGTGCTGGCGCTACTGCTGGAGCAGGCCCGGGGTGTCTCCTGTTCGCTCGCCCTCGCCGCTCCGACCGGCAAGGCGGCGGCCCGCCTGGCCGAGGCGATCCGTACTGCCAAGCAGGGGCTGCCGGTGGCCCCGGCGATCCTCGAACAGCTCCCGGAGGCGGTAACCACCATCCACCGGTTGCTCGCCTACCACCCGCCGTCCGGCGCGTTCCGCCACCATCGGGACAATCCCCTGCCGTATGCGGCGGTGGTGGTCGACGAAGCGTCGATGGTCGATCTTCCCCTGATGGCCCGGTTGGTCGAGGCGCTGCCGCCGACGGCGCGGCTGATTCTGTTGGGGGACAAGGACCAGCTGGCCTCGGTGGAAGCCGGGGCGGTCCTCGGTGACATTTGCGACACCGGCCGGCTGCACGCCTTTTCCCCATCGTTTCGGGAGCGCCTGGCGCGGCTGGCCGGATCGGCGCTGCCGGCCGCCGGTCCGGCGCCGGAGTCGCCACTCGGCGATTCGCTGGTCGTGCTGCGGAAGAGCTACCGGTTCGGCGCCGAAAGCGGGATTGGCGCCCTGGCCCGGCTGATCAACGAAGGGCGGGGGGAGGAGGCGCTGGCACTGCTCAAGGCGGGGGGATGCGGCGACCTGGCGTGGCGGGAACTGCCGGCGGCGGAAGAGCTGGAATGCCAGCTGCGGGAGCCGCTGGTCGCCGGCTACGATGAGTTCCGGGCGACGGCCGAGCCGCTGGCGGCCCTGGCGGCATTCGGTCGGTTCCGGGTTCTCTGCGCCCATCGCCAAGGGCCCTACGGCGTGGCGACCCTCAATGGCCTGGCGGAACGGCTCCTGGGGCTGCCGACCGGTGTCGGGGGGGAATGGTATCCCGGCCGGCCGGTACTGATCACCGAGAACGATTACCCGCGCGGCCTCTTCAACGGCGACATCGGCATCGTCCAGGCTGCACCGGACGACGGCCAGCGGTTAGCCGCCTTTTTTCCCGCCCCGGCAGGGGGGGTGACCAGGCATCTGCCGCTGCGGCTTCCCGGTCACGAGACGGTCTTTGCCATGACCGTCCACAAGAGTCAGGGGTCCGAGTTCGAGCGGGTGCTGCTGATCCTCCCCGATCGCGCCTCGGCGATCGTGACCCGCGAGCTGATCTATACGGCGGTCACCCGGGCCCGACAGCGGGTGGAGGTCTGGGGGCGGGACGAACTGTTCGTTGCGGCGGTCGGCACCCGGATCAGTCGGAGTTCCGGATTGCGGGACCTCCTCTGGGCCGGGCCGGGTGGCGAGGAGGCTTAG
- the recB gene encoding exodeoxyribonuclease V subunit beta, translated as MEPFNLLHTPLSGRHLIEASAGTGKTFTIAGLYLRLLLERRLRADQILVVTFTEAATEELRDRIRRRLREAVDAFAAGSSDDPLLDGLLGGGIAAPEALRLLSAALRSFDEAAIFTIHGFCQRALRDNPFASGSLADTELLADQERLLQEVAADFWRDTVYRAPAPLVRKVVDEGVSPGRLLRSVGTRGGPLLRVIPELPLPELPAGDPDEAFLDQWLLALKRQFHAYLAAELPRRKRRANVRSFDDLLLDLYQALQAAQGDALAGAVRERYRAALVDEFQDTDPLQFGIFDALYPLAGEAPLFMIGDPKQAIYSFRGADVFAYLAAAAATEQRHTLDENWRSEPALVRAVNALFAGRPAPFLFPGIAFHPVRAAEREQRLLTVDGAADPAPFKIHFVPRREAGKPINKGDGAELLVQGVAAEIARLLDEGGAGRLLIGDRPLVAGDIAVLVRKNRQARLVQQELNRLGIPAVLRGAGNLFDSPEAAEILLVLGAVAEPADERRLRAALVTDLAGIGGDGLARLLGDESAWETVLEEFRGYHDLWAKSGCMPMAMRLLAGRQVRSRLLALPDGERRLTNILHCFELLHEAAVAGNLGMEATVSWLAERLSEEQRREEHEIRLETDEAAVQLVTIHKSKGLEYPVVFCPFCWEGRDGTGETVLFHDEAGRAVLDLGSPELPRHRQRAAEENLAEGLRLLYVAVTRAKNRCYLAWGAFKDAGGSAMHYLLHPDVPGDKGQVALSDEAIRAELEQLAVASGGAIAVTPLPPRAPAGVYRPPVAAEPLSCREFHGTIEHDWRVASFTSFVSQAEHVAELPDRDEWVAGDGAPLLREPPAERQTIRDFPRGTRAGIFLHEIFEELDFAAGPAGIAEAAVAEKLRRHGFAGEWLPAVTAMLGQVLTVPLPAGEASFRLADLRPGGWLTELEFYFPLRFITADGLREAAARWSGLEQPVSLTELVTGLTFQPVRGVVRGFVDLVCEWQGRYFIIDWKSNYLGSQPADYQPPQLRESMRSHRYPLQYLLYTVALHRHLAVRLADYDYDRHFGGVHYLFLRGIEAARGDGAGIFHDRPPRQLIEELERLFVRLDCRAGE; from the coding sequence ATGGAGCCCTTCAACCTTCTCCATACCCCGCTGAGCGGTCGCCACCTGATCGAGGCCAGCGCCGGTACCGGCAAGACATTCACCATTGCCGGCCTCTACCTGCGGCTGCTGCTGGAGCGGCGGTTGCGGGCGGATCAAATCCTGGTTGTCACCTTCACCGAAGCGGCGACCGAGGAGTTGCGGGACCGGATCAGGCGACGGCTACGGGAGGCGGTGGATGCCTTTGCCGCCGGGAGCAGTGACGACCCGCTGCTCGACGGGCTATTGGGCGGGGGAATTGCCGCTCCCGAGGCGCTCCGTTTACTGTCGGCCGCGCTCCGTTCCTTTGACGAGGCGGCGATTTTCACCATCCACGGCTTCTGCCAGCGGGCCCTCCGGGACAATCCCTTTGCCAGCGGCTCCCTGGCCGATACGGAGCTCCTGGCCGATCAGGAGCGGCTGCTGCAGGAAGTTGCCGCCGATTTCTGGCGGGACACCGTCTACCGGGCGCCGGCACCGCTGGTGCGGAAGGTCGTTGACGAGGGGGTGTCGCCCGGCCGCCTCTTGCGGTCGGTCGGGACGCGGGGGGGGCCGTTGCTGAGGGTGATCCCCGAGCTGCCGCTCCCCGAGTTGCCGGCAGGCGATCCGGACGAGGCGTTCCTTGACCAATGGCTGCTGGCGCTGAAGCGGCAATTCCACGCCTACCTGGCCGCCGAACTGCCGCGGCGGAAGCGGCGGGCCAATGTCCGCTCCTTCGACGACCTCCTGCTCGATCTCTACCAGGCGCTGCAGGCGGCGCAGGGCGACGCCCTGGCCGGGGCGGTGCGGGAGCGTTACCGGGCCGCCCTGGTCGACGAATTCCAGGATACCGATCCGCTCCAGTTCGGGATTTTCGATGCCCTCTATCCGCTGGCGGGCGAGGCGCCGCTGTTCATGATCGGCGATCCGAAGCAGGCGATCTACAGCTTCCGCGGCGCCGATGTCTTTGCCTACCTGGCGGCGGCTGCCGCGACGGAACAGCGTCATACCCTGGACGAAAACTGGCGTTCCGAGCCGGCACTGGTCCGGGCGGTCAATGCCCTCTTCGCCGGGCGGCCGGCACCGTTTCTCTTCCCGGGGATCGCCTTTCACCCGGTGCGGGCGGCGGAACGGGAACAGCGGCTGCTGACCGTTGACGGCGCTGCCGATCCGGCGCCGTTCAAGATCCACTTCGTCCCCCGAAGGGAGGCGGGCAAGCCGATCAACAAGGGTGACGGCGCCGAGTTGCTGGTTCAGGGGGTGGCGGCGGAGATTGCCCGGCTGCTCGACGAAGGGGGCGCCGGTCGCCTGCTGATCGGTGACCGGCCGCTGGTCGCGGGCGATATTGCCGTCCTGGTCCGGAAGAACCGCCAGGCGCGGCTGGTGCAGCAGGAACTGAACCGGCTCGGCATCCCGGCGGTGCTGCGCGGTGCCGGCAATCTCTTCGATTCGCCGGAAGCGGCGGAGATCCTCCTGGTGCTCGGGGCGGTGGCCGAACCGGCCGACGAGCGGCGCTTGCGGGCCGCCCTGGTCACCGACCTGGCGGGGATCGGCGGGGACGGCCTGGCCCGGTTGTTGGGCGACGAGAGCGCCTGGGAGACGGTGCTGGAGGAGTTCCGCGGCTACCATGACCTTTGGGCGAAGTCGGGGTGCATGCCGATGGCGATGCGCCTCCTGGCCGGCCGTCAGGTGCGTAGCCGGCTGTTGGCGCTGCCGGACGGCGAACGGCGGCTGACCAATATTCTTCACTGCTTCGAGCTGCTCCACGAGGCAGCGGTAGCCGGCAATCTCGGCATGGAGGCGACCGTCAGCTGGCTGGCGGAGCGGCTCAGCGAGGAACAGCGCCGGGAGGAACACGAGATCCGCCTGGAGACCGACGAGGCGGCGGTCCAGCTGGTGACGATTCACAAGAGCAAGGGACTCGAATATCCGGTGGTCTTCTGCCCGTTCTGCTGGGAAGGGAGGGACGGAACCGGCGAAACGGTCCTGTTCCATGACGAAGCCGGCCGGGCGGTGCTCGATCTCGGTTCGCCGGAGCTTCCCCGCCATCGGCAACGGGCCGCCGAGGAGAATCTGGCCGAGGGGCTGCGGCTGCTCTATGTGGCCGTCACCCGGGCAAAGAACCGCTGCTATCTGGCCTGGGGGGCCTTCAAGGATGCCGGCGGCTCGGCGATGCATTACCTGCTCCATCCGGACGTGCCGGGCGACAAAGGACAGGTCGCCCTGTCCGACGAGGCGATCCGGGCCGAACTGGAGCAGCTGGCCGTTGCCTCGGGCGGGGCCATCGCCGTGACCCCGCTTCCCCCTCGGGCTCCTGCCGGCGTCTACCGGCCGCCGGTCGCCGCCGAGCCGCTCAGCTGCCGGGAGTTCCACGGTACCATCGAGCACGACTGGCGGGTGGCAAGTTTTACCTCTTTCGTCTCCCAGGCCGAACATGTTGCCGAGTTGCCCGACCGCGACGAATGGGTGGCGGGGGACGGGGCGCCGCTTTTGCGGGAACCGCCGGCCGAGCGCCAGACGATCCGCGATTTTCCCCGCGGGACGCGGGCGGGGATCTTTCTCCACGAGATCTTCGAGGAACTCGATTTTGCCGCCGGGCCGGCCGGCATCGCCGAAGCGGCGGTGGCGGAAAAACTCCGCCGGCACGGCTTTGCCGGCGAATGGCTGCCGGCCGTAACGGCAATGCTGGGCCAGGTTCTCACCGTCCCGTTGCCGGCCGGGGAGGCCTCGTTCCGGCTGGCCGACCTCCGTCCCGGCGGCTGGCTGACGGAGCTGGAGTTTTACTTCCCGCTCCGCTTCATTACCGCCGACGGCCTGCGGGAAGCGGCGGCGCGCTGGAGCGGCCTGGAGCAGCCGGTGAGCCTGACGGAGCTGGTGACCGGTCTTACCTTCCAGCCGGTCCGGGGGGTGGTGCGCGGCTTCGTCGACCTGGTCTGCGAATGGCAGGGGCGCTATTTCATCATCGACTGGAAATCGAACTATCTCGGTTCCCAGCCGGCGGATTACCAGCCGCCGCAGTTACGGGAAAGCATGCGGTCGCACCGGTATCCCCTCCAGTATCTGCTGTACACGGTGGCGCTGCATCGCCATCTGGCGGTGCGGCTTGCCGATTACGACTACGATCGCCATTTCGGCGGCGTTCACTATCTGTTCCTGCGGGGGATCGAGGCGGCCCGGGGCGACGGGGCGGGAATCTTCCATGACCGGCCGCCGCGGCAGCTGATCGAGGAGCTGGAACGGCTGTTCGTCCGGCTTGACTGCCGGGCAGGTGAGTGA
- a CDS encoding ABC transporter ATP-binding protein, giving the protein MHFGNIYADEIVGKAYDRQLMKRFVGYVRPYWWLAATTLLLLPLAAAARLAQPWLLKVAIDGHIVTGKLAGLPLVAAGFLALIVSDSLLTFLQSWLLQYLGQKVMFDLRLELFTHLQRLPVAFFDRVPTGSLVTRVTSDVEVLGEMFAAGIITVVGDILFLAGIVGVMLWMNLKLSLVTFSVLPVLIWVAFTFRIRMRQAFREVRARLAQLNAFLAESIGGMAIVQLFGRQERERNEFTRLNAAYRDANLPVISWDASLYALVEALSSVAVGLIVWYGGGEIVRGGVTFGALVAFIQYIEKFFGPIRDLSSKYSVMQGAMAALERIFNLLDTERSEQPAGGEKAMAGGPQPPPAPVDTIEFRDVWFAYTPGEDVLRGLNLTIRRGEKVALVGETGGGKTTVTRLLSRFYEVERGAILFDGTDIRRLPLPELRRRIGVVLQEPYLFTGTVGFNISLGDPAAARRLEEAARLVGADRFIGKLSRGYDEEVRERGMNFSAGERQLISFARAVAFDPEILVLDEATASIDSEAERLIQEGLRALMAGRTSLVVAHRLSTIQDADRIIVIHRGEKAEEGSHRELLAAGGLYSKLYQLQFKD; this is encoded by the coding sequence ATGCATTTCGGCAATATCTATGCGGATGAAATAGTCGGCAAAGCCTACGACCGGCAACTGATGAAGCGCTTTGTCGGCTATGTCCGTCCCTACTGGTGGCTGGCGGCGACGACCCTGCTGCTCCTTCCCCTGGCGGCCGCCGCCCGGCTGGCCCAGCCATGGCTTTTGAAAGTGGCCATCGACGGCCATATCGTCACCGGCAAGCTGGCCGGGTTGCCGCTGGTGGCGGCCGGGTTTCTCGCCCTGATCGTCAGCGACTCGCTGCTGACCTTTCTCCAGTCCTGGCTGCTGCAGTACCTGGGGCAAAAGGTAATGTTCGACCTGCGGCTGGAGCTGTTCACGCACCTCCAGCGGCTGCCGGTGGCATTTTTCGACCGGGTGCCGACCGGCAGTCTGGTGACCCGGGTGACGAGCGACGTCGAAGTCCTCGGCGAGATGTTCGCCGCCGGCATCATCACCGTGGTCGGGGATATTCTCTTCCTGGCCGGGATTGTCGGCGTCATGCTCTGGATGAACCTGAAGCTGTCGCTGGTCACCTTCTCGGTTCTGCCGGTGCTGATCTGGGTTGCCTTCACCTTCCGGATCAGGATGCGCCAGGCATTTCGCGAGGTTCGGGCACGGCTGGCCCAGCTCAACGCCTTCCTGGCGGAGAGTATCGGCGGGATGGCGATCGTTCAGCTCTTCGGCCGGCAGGAACGGGAACGCAACGAGTTCACCCGGCTCAATGCCGCCTATCGGGACGCCAACCTGCCGGTGATCAGCTGGGACGCCTCGCTCTATGCCCTCGTCGAGGCGCTGTCGTCGGTGGCGGTGGGGCTGATCGTCTGGTATGGCGGTGGCGAGATCGTTCGGGGTGGGGTGACCTTCGGCGCCCTGGTCGCCTTTATCCAGTATATCGAGAAATTTTTCGGGCCTATCCGCGATCTCTCCTCCAAGTACTCGGTGATGCAGGGGGCGATGGCGGCCCTCGAACGGATCTTCAACCTGCTCGATACGGAGCGGAGCGAGCAGCCGGCAGGTGGGGAGAAGGCCATGGCCGGCGGCCCGCAACCGCCGCCGGCACCGGTCGACACCATCGAATTTCGTGACGTCTGGTTCGCCTACACCCCCGGCGAGGATGTCCTGCGGGGGCTCAACCTGACCATTCGCCGCGGCGAAAAAGTGGCCCTGGTCGGCGAAACCGGCGGGGGCAAAACGACCGTTACCCGGCTCCTCTCCCGCTTTTACGAGGTCGAACGCGGCGCCATCCTCTTCGACGGCACCGATATCCGCCGGCTGCCGCTGCCGGAGCTGCGGCGGCGGATTGGGGTGGTGCTCCAGGAGCCGTACCTATTCACCGGGACGGTCGGCTTCAATATCTCCCTTGGCGACCCGGCGGCGGCCCGGCGGCTGGAAGAAGCGGCCCGCCTCGTCGGCGCCGACCGCTTCATCGGCAAGCTTTCCCGCGGTTATGACGAAGAAGTCCGGGAGCGGGGGATGAATTTTTCCGCCGGCGAGCGGCAGTTGATCTCCTTTGCCCGGGCCGTCGCCTTCGACCCGGAGATCCTGGTCCTCGACGAGGCGACCGCCAGTATCGACAGCGAGGCGGAACGGCTGATCCAGGAAGGGCTCCGGGCGCTGATGGCCGGGCGAACGTCGCTGGTAGTCGCCCACCGGCTGTCAACGATTCAGGATGCCGACCGGATTATCGTCATTCATCGCGGCGAAAAGGCGGAAGAAGGGAGCCATCGGGAGCTCCTGGCTGCCGGCGGCCTCTACAGCAAGCTATACCAGTTGCAATTCAAAGATTAG
- a CDS encoding cytochrome c3 family protein, translating to MKKLPGLLGIIAVCNGLAFPAGAFECTVCHSKNPKMVEMHQALRGRGCFGCHKVGERLMGKGRQLDETAATARRLSDPLCTECHRK from the coding sequence ATGAAAAAACTGCCTGGCCTCCTAGGCATTATCGCTGTCTGTAACGGCCTGGCGTTTCCCGCCGGCGCATTCGAATGCACGGTCTGCCACAGCAAAAACCCGAAGATGGTTGAAATGCACCAGGCATTAAGGGGCCGTGGCTGCTTCGGCTGTCATAAAGTGGGGGAGCGTCTGATGGGCAAAGGACGTCAGCTGGATGAGACGGCAGCGACTGCCCGCCGGTTATCCGATCCGCTCTGCACCGAATGTCACCGGAAATAA
- a CDS encoding tetratricopeptide repeat protein, which yields MNVVRRTDKGWRLLVAGMMLLCLAPGIAFAAGSGASRLFVTGFTALHDGNSREAAETFDRLLAVYPDTPLRDLALFFLARASLAAGERQQAARAMATLRREYPGSVVVAAAGPELLALAAGYRPSAGVAQVPANGPLARRTERPTGVPDEAGRRHGPAAENTRLAPSRPTAVAANRPQSVIATPVVAAPAPAPADNVPTGPTFELNVTPADAPRPVAVPTLVPLEIVNRGSGADSYRLRAAFPPEFRARFAAAARPGTPIGETSLLAPGQRFAAVLSVVLPPTAIDGQRYVYPLRVASRRAPASDRIRDIVLVAAAPLLRVVVRPGRPVMTPGDRIDYAVTLLNVGSAPAERISLRFRCAGERLAAVAGVTDPAAGDGGEVLTGIRLAPGEIRTGTVSFGLDPARRSGPELRCQAELQDDNRGMAEVFRAAAVRVAAP from the coding sequence GTGAACGTGGTGCGGCGGACGGACAAGGGCTGGCGGTTGCTGGTGGCGGGGATGATGCTGCTCTGCCTTGCCCCGGGGATTGCCTTCGCCGCCGGCAGTGGTGCTTCCCGGCTGTTCGTCACCGGCTTTACGGCGCTCCATGACGGCAACAGCCGGGAAGCGGCGGAAACCTTCGACCGGCTCCTTGCCGTTTATCCGGACACGCCGCTCCGTGACCTGGCGTTGTTCTTTCTCGCCCGCGCGTCGTTGGCGGCCGGCGAGCGGCAGCAGGCGGCCCGGGCGATGGCCACTCTGCGCCGCGAGTATCCGGGAAGTGTCGTGGTCGCCGCCGCGGGGCCGGAACTGCTGGCGCTGGCCGCCGGCTACCGGCCGTCGGCGGGCGTTGCGCAGGTTCCGGCGAATGGGCCGCTTGCCCGGCGCACGGAACGGCCGACTGGGGTGCCCGATGAGGCGGGGCGGCGTCACGGACCGGCGGCGGAGAACACCCGGCTCGCCCCCTCCCGGCCAACGGCCGTTGCCGCGAATCGCCCCCAATCGGTGATTGCGACTCCGGTGGTGGCGGCCCCCGCCCCGGCGCCGGCCGACAATGTCCCGACGGGGCCGACGTTCGAACTGAACGTTACCCCTGCCGATGCTCCCCGACCGGTAGCCGTGCCGACCCTTGTACCGCTGGAGATCGTCAATCGCGGCTCCGGTGCCGATAGCTATCGCCTCCGGGCGGCATTCCCGCCGGAATTCCGGGCCCGTTTTGCGGCCGCCGCCCGGCCGGGCACCCCGATCGGCGAAACGTCGCTCCTTGCTCCCGGCCAGCGCTTTGCCGCAGTGCTGTCGGTCGTCCTGCCGCCGACCGCGATCGACGGCCAGCGCTACGTCTATCCGCTCCGGGTCGCTTCCCGGCGTGCCCCGGCCAGCGACCGAATCCGGGATATCGTTCTGGTGGCGGCGGCGCCGCTGCTCCGGGTGGTTGTCCGTCCCGGCCGGCCGGTGATGACTCCCGGCGACCGCATCGACTATGCCGTTACCCTGCTCAATGTCGGTTCGGCACCGGCGGAGCGGATTTCGCTGCGCTTCCGCTGTGCCGGCGAACGGCTGGCGGCCGTGGCCGGCGTAACCGATCCGGCGGCGGGCGACGGAGGGGAGGTGCTGACCGGTATCCGGCTGGCGCCCGGCGAGATTCGGACCGGCACCGTTTCGTTCGGGCTCGACCCGGCGCGGCGTAGCGGTCCCGAGCTGCGCTGCCAGGCGGAACTTCAGGACGACAACCGGGGGATGGCCGAAGTCTTTCGCGCGGCGGCGGTCCGGGTTGCGGCGCCGTAA
- the selB gene encoding selenocysteine-specific translation elongation factor encodes MKHLILGTAGHIDHGKTSLVKALTGIDTDRLPEEKSRGITIELGFAHLELPGGVQFGIVDVPGHERFVRTMVAGVGGMDVVMLVIAADEGVMPQTREHVEICQLLGVRRGLVVLTKSDLVAPDWLDLVAEEVREYLTGSFLEGAPVLPVSAKTGAGLGALKEALASLAAEVEEKRAEGPFRLPVDRVFTVTGFGTVVTGTLLAGEIRVGDEVEILPAGRTARVRGVQTHGQKGEMVTAGQRVAVNLQGVEYTELERGDIVVPRGAYQTTRAVDVRLDYLPSAPKELRHRSSLRLHSATYEVQAQIILLDRDLLRPGETAFAQLRLKRPVLLLPGDPFVLRSYSPQATLGGGRVLDPMPPRRRRRSEEALALLRAFGGHSDSEAVRLLIGGSLLSGIPFTELAVRSGLPGKRAELVVGSLLSAGEVVQVVREPRIFLSREAFNTLKAQLFSEVETYLRDNPLKEGMGREELKTRIPRRSDQRFFGPLLQALEKEGLVVADREFVKLPGRKGEVPVDQSGLQGLIAAALDKGGGEPPTVKELCDQLRCGEKELLEHLNLLAREGRAVKLKSDVFYAPAPVAAIRGKLIDYLREKGGITPPEFRELTGLSRKFMIPLLEYFDQEKVTIRVGDKRVLRKG; translated from the coding sequence ATGAAACATCTCATTCTCGGCACCGCCGGCCATATCGACCATGGCAAGACCTCGCTGGTCAAAGCGCTCACCGGCATCGATACCGACCGCTTGCCTGAAGAGAAGTCGCGGGGGATTACCATCGAGCTTGGCTTTGCCCACCTGGAGCTCCCCGGGGGGGTACAGTTCGGCATCGTCGATGTGCCGGGACACGAACGGTTCGTTCGGACGATGGTTGCCGGCGTGGGGGGGATGGATGTGGTGATGCTGGTGATCGCCGCTGACGAGGGGGTGATGCCCCAGACCCGGGAACACGTCGAGATCTGCCAGTTGCTCGGGGTCAGGAGAGGGCTGGTGGTGTTGACCAAGAGCGATCTGGTGGCTCCGGACTGGCTCGATCTGGTGGCGGAGGAGGTACGGGAGTATCTGACTGGGAGCTTCCTCGAGGGGGCGCCGGTGTTGCCGGTCTCGGCAAAAACCGGGGCCGGGCTCGGAGCGCTCAAGGAAGCACTGGCCAGCCTGGCTGCCGAGGTAGAGGAAAAACGGGCGGAAGGGCCGTTTCGCCTGCCGGTGGACCGGGTTTTTACGGTGACCGGTTTCGGCACGGTGGTGACAGGGACGCTTCTTGCCGGCGAAATCCGGGTGGGGGACGAGGTCGAAATCCTCCCGGCCGGGCGAACGGCCCGGGTGCGCGGGGTACAGACCCACGGGCAAAAAGGGGAGATGGTCACCGCCGGCCAGCGGGTGGCGGTCAACCTGCAGGGAGTGGAGTACACCGAGCTGGAACGGGGTGACATTGTCGTGCCGCGCGGGGCCTATCAGACGACCCGGGCCGTCGATGTCCGCCTCGACTATCTGCCGTCGGCACCGAAAGAGTTGCGCCACCGCAGTTCGTTGCGTCTCCATTCGGCGACCTATGAGGTCCAGGCCCAGATTATCCTCCTCGACCGGGACCTGCTCAGGCCGGGAGAGACCGCTTTTGCCCAGCTCCGGCTGAAGCGGCCGGTGCTGCTGCTCCCCGGCGATCCGTTCGTTCTTCGCTCCTACTCTCCCCAGGCGACCCTCGGTGGTGGCCGGGTCCTCGATCCGATGCCTCCCCGGCGCCGCCGCCGCTCGGAAGAGGCCCTGGCGCTTCTCCGTGCCTTCGGCGGGCATTCGGACAGCGAAGCAGTGCGGCTGCTGATCGGTGGCAGCCTGCTCTCCGGCATTCCGTTCACCGAGCTCGCCGTGCGCAGCGGTCTGCCCGGCAAACGGGCCGAACTGGTGGTCGGTTCGCTCCTCTCGGCGGGCGAAGTAGTGCAGGTGGTGCGCGAGCCGCGCATCTTCCTCTCCCGGGAAGCCTTTAACACTCTCAAGGCGCAGCTGTTCAGCGAGGTCGAAACGTATCTCCGCGACAATCCCCTCAAGGAAGGAATGGGGCGGGAAGAGCTGAAGACACGGATTCCCCGGCGAAGCGATCAGCGCTTCTTCGGGCCGCTGCTCCAGGCTCTCGAGAAGGAAGGGTTGGTTGTCGCCGATCGTGAATTCGTTAAGCTTCCCGGCCGGAAGGGCGAGGTCCCGGTGGATCAGAGCGGTCTGCAGGGCCTGATCGCGGCGGCGCTGGACAAAGGAGGGGGGGAACCGCCGACCGTCAAGGAGTTGTGCGACCAGTTACGCTGCGGCGAAAAGGAGCTCCTCGAACATCTCAACCTCCTGGCCCGCGAAGGGCGGGCGGTCAAGCTGAAAAGCGACGTCTTTTACGCCCCGGCGCCGGTGGCGGCCATTCGCGGCAAACTGATCGACTACCTGCGGGAGAAAGGGGGCATTACCCCCCCCGAATTTCGCGAGCTGACCGGACTCTCGCGGAAGTTCATGATTCCTCTGCTCGAATATTTCGACCAGGAAAAAGTGACCATTCGGGTCGGTGACAAGCGCGTCCTCCGCAAGGGGTGA